Within the Anas platyrhynchos isolate ZD024472 breed Pekin duck chromosome 33, IASCAAS_PekinDuck_T2T, whole genome shotgun sequence genome, the region ctaccctttttccaccccaatcccaccccaatcccatcccatcccttttccaccccatccccatttccatcccaatcccaatcccaccccagtcccatcccatcccaccccacccctccaccaCCCACCCACGCATCCGGGTACCacggggtgccaccagccccttgtgtccccctctttccccgtatcccccctgcccccgtgtcccccccctgtaCCCACGTCCACCCCGTGcccatgtcccccccgtcctcaccccgtgtccccccccagacgtggacgagtgccagcgCGGGGACGTGtgccggggcggccgctgcgccAACACCGACGGCGCCTTCGAGTGCCACTGCCCCGCCGGCTTCCGCACCGACGCCGAGCGGGCCCAGTGCcacggtgaggggctggggggttgggggggggggattttgggtgccccccaccctggggctggcggcgagggtggccctgtccccgcagatgtggacgagtgccaggagcacggggccgagttgtgtggggctgagcgctgcgagaacttgcccggatcctaccgctgcgtgcccGCCTGCCAGCACggctaccggccccgggacggcggggggtgtgagggtgagcggggattgggattgggattgggattgggattgggattggggttggggttggggttggggttgggattgggattgggattgggattgggattgggattgggattggggttggggttggggttggggttgggattgcgattgggattgggattgggattggggttggggttggggttggggttggggttggggttggggttggggatggagatagagaccaatagtggatgggtttagggactgggattgggatggggatgggaggggatgggattggggtgggattgggatggggatggggccatggggacggggatggggccatggggacagggactggggctcggggatggggatgggggtacggagaggctgaggggaccctgccctaggggacagcggggacaccACTATGGGGTTTAGGGGCAGGGGGATTTCTCCATGGGGTTAGGAGGGGGACGGACAGCAGGGGCCATGGCatgggggacatcagggacaagccaatggggcacAATAGGGACAAAGCTATGggggacatggaaaaaacaacggggatgctggggacaagccaatggggtcgaggtgcagggggacttctctatggggtcaggatggggatgggcagcaggggacatcagggacaacaccacgggagataatggggacaaaacgatgggggacattggggacaagccaatggggccactggggacaagccaatggggtcgaggtgcaggggggcttctccatggggtcaggatggagacggagagcagggaccatcgggggacagtggggacccccccatggggctgagcttttgggggacggctccacgctcccccccccaatgtccccaccgccccctccccccaaaaaaacgtcACCTCCCCGCTTGCAGACGAGGACGAGTGcgccgagggggggtcccgctgcggCCCCCACGCCGCCTGCCACAacctccccggctccttccagtgCGCCTGCCACCAGGGCTACGAGGCCGCCTGGCACGGCCACCACTGCCAGGgtacggggacagcggggacagcaggggggggacacccagagtgacactgagcccccccccttcGTGTTTCCcccccagatgtggacgagtgcgcgACGCTGCCGGGGGTGTGCGGGGCGGCGCGCTGCGAGAACGTGGacggctccttcctctgcctctgccccgacGGGGGGCACGAGTTCGATCCGGTGACGGGGACGtgcgggggaccccccccagcgacCCCACTcctccggccccccccggagccgtggAAGCCCCCCCGGGCTTGGCGGCGTGCTTCAGCCCCGCCTGCGGGGTGCTGGCGCCCAACGTCAgccggcagcagtgctgctgcagcgtggggggcgcctggggggtccgctgcccccccccgaggccgtgccccacgcctggaaccggtggggacatggggacgctatgggggggggaggggattggggatggcgtggggtgggaagggattggggtgggagtgggattggggatggggattgggattggggatggggacggggatggggatggggatggggatggggacggggatggggatggggatggggatggggatggggatggggattgggactgggatgggaagggatggggataggactgggatgggatgggatgggattgggattggagtggagtgggatgggatgcgatttgggatgggatgggatggcgaTGGGATTGGAGTTgcaattgggactgggatgggatgggattgggatggagataggattaggattgggatgggattgggataggattgggggggtggagatggaattgggatggggttggtgaTGGGATTGAGATagattgggattgggactgggatggaatggggatgggatggcgatgggatgaggatgggactgggactggggtgggaagggattgggatgggtttggggtggtgatgggatttgggatggggatggggatgggattgtaaagggattgggattggggtgggtatTGCCAGGGattaggactgggatgggatgggattgggatcgaggtgtggatggggacagggatgggctggggatggggtcaggatggtgccaaggtgcagggggggtgacacctctgtccccccccccaagccgagcaccgagccctctgcccccacggGACCGGCCAGACCACggggccccagggctcagcagcaggtcagtgcggccgcggggggggcacagcgatGGGGCCCCCCCATTTGGGGGTTCCCTCCGTTTAGGGACTCCCCCCCCTActcaggggctcccccctgTATTTAGCGGTTCCCCAAtgttggggatgcccccccattttggggatgccacCCCTGTTTTGGGGCTCCCCCATTTATGGGATGCCCCCCGTTTTGGGGACTCACCCCCCCTAATTTGGGAATGGCCCCCATTTGGGGGACTCACccctcccattttggggatgtcccca harbors:
- the LOC140000195 gene encoding latent-transforming growth factor beta-binding protein 4-like, with product LDVDECATGSPCGPHGRCSNTEGSFHCQCRRGYRVGAGGAPCADVNECLEGDFCFPHGECLNTEGSYSCLCAQGYASTPEGTACVDVDECQRGDVCRGGRCANTDGAFECHCPAGFRTDAERAQCHDVDECQEHGAELCGAERCENLPGSYRCVPACQHGYRPRDGGGCEGDSGDTTMGFRGRGISPWG